A single region of the Zygotorulaspora mrakii chromosome 4, complete sequence genome encodes:
- a CDS encoding SRPBCC domain-containing protein: MVILQDSIVIHKDVETVRRAFLDFAAYSVWRSLFIQSIKVTTPNKAPDSPILSGDTLEVKIILPVSQKENIFDPVVLENSEQRFRWKGKLIFDSIFAGEHKFEFVSIENGTKTSFIQSEEFTGLLAWPLLKFIGEDTQKGFSLFNEKFKEHVENTSLSVD, from the coding sequence ATGGTAATTCTTCAGGATTCAATAGTTATACATAAAGACGTGGAAACTGTCCGCAGGGCGTTTTTGGACTTTGCAGCTTATTCAGTTTGGAGGTCGCTGTTCATTCAATCCATCAAGGTAACAACCCCAAACAAGGCGCCAGATAGCCCCATCCTTTCCGGTGACACTTTAGAAGTAAAAATCATTTTGCCCGTTTCACAGAAAGAGAACATATTCGATCCGGTAGTTCTGGAAAACTCAGAGCAGCGTTTTCGGTGGAAAGGTAAGCTAATATTcgattcaatttttgctGGCGAGcacaaatttgaatttgtttcTATCGAAAATGGGACTAAAACCTCTTTTATTCAGTCAGAAGAGTTCACTGGACTTCTCGCATGGCCACTTCTTAAATTCATCGGTGAAGATACCCAGAAAGGCTTCTCTTTATTCAacgaaaaattcaaagaacaTGTGGAAAACACCTCACTATCTGTGGATTAA
- a CDS encoding uncharacterized protein (ancestral locus Anc_1.472), which yields MPYQELFAVERFMDAYEECVSYNLGETCCHSLSLNDFERITGERVEFDRSVRFTYGSIKGSHGVRSRVASLYSSEDIELNKDNVLITNGAIGANFLVNYALAGPGDHVICVAPTYQQLSSVPRMFGAEVDLLDLEASDDFLPNIEKLKVLVRPTTTLIVINNPNNPLGCVIPPHVLKQISDLAADLDIHVLCDEVYSPLFHSCDTTPSLCQMNPKAIITGSMSKAFSAAGLRLGWVVSQDKHFLSKAASRRDYNTISVSIIDDFVSQYILKNYREVLKHNLKLCRENLSVLNDFVNENADKFSFYNIPVGGAVCLIKIHGVSDTFKFCSKLAEKHRVLCVPGETFGKPGTIRIGYGNSKEELLSGLPLLKQAYTEWFDEA from the coding sequence ATGCcatatcaagaattgttTGCTGTCGAACGTTTTATGGACGCGTATGAAGAGTGCGTGAGTTACAATCTTGGAGAAACTTGCTGCCACTCTCTGAGCTTAAatgactttgaaagaatcaCAGGCGAACGTGTTGAGTTCGACCGTTCGGTCAGATTTACGTACGGCTCCATTAAAGGCTCACATGGAGTTCGCTCGCGGGTTGCTTCTCTGTATTCCAGTGAAGATATAGAACTTAATAAAGACAATGTGCTTATTACAAACGGTGCTATCGGTGCAAATTTTCTGGTCAATTATGCTCTGGCTGGTCCAGGAGATCATGTTATTTGTGTTGCTCCAACATATCAGCAACTGAGCAGTGTTCCGAGAATGTTTGGTGCGGAAGTCGATTTACTGGATCTAGAGGCTTCAGACGATTTCCTGCCGaacattgaaaaactgaagGTTTTGGTAAGACCAACAACTACATTGATTGTGATCAATAACCCTAACAATCCTTTGGGTTGTGTTATTCCGCCCCACGttttgaaacaaatttCTGATCTAGCCGCTGACCTTGATATTCATGTTTTATGTGACGAGGTTTACAGTCCTCTCTTTCATTCATGCGACACGACACCATCACTTTGCCAGATGAACCCGAAGGCTATCATAACCGGCTCGATGTCAAAGGCCTTTTCTGCTGCTGGTTTGAGATTAGGCTGGGTAGTTTCACAAGATAAACACTTCTTGAGCAAAGCCGCGTCTAGAAGAGACTATAATACGATATCAGTATCCATAATCGATGACTTTGTTTCacaatatattttgaagaattacAGAGAAGTTTTAAAACACAACCTCAAGTTGTGCAGAGAAAACTTGTCAGTTCTCAACGATTTTGTAAATGAGAATGCTGATAAGTTCTCCTTTTACAATATCCCTGTCGGTGGTGCTGTTTGCTTGATAAAAATTCACGGTGTCTCTGACACATTCAAATTCTGTTCAAAACTTGCCGAGAAACATAGAGTGCTTTGTGTTCCTGGTGAAACCTTTGGAAAACCGGGAACTATCCGTATAGGATACGGAAACTCAAAAGAAGAGTTGCTTAGCGGGCTTCCACTTCTGAAGCAAGCGTATACGGAGTGGTTCGATGAAGCATAG
- a CDS encoding 2-hydroxyacid dehydrogenase, translated as MRIAVYSAQDFDRETFCRANKDKEHEFLFHNELLEESTTSLAESCEGVCIFVNDDANARIIGMLALKGVKLIALRCTGYNNVDLEAAGKYGITVVHVPEYSPYAIAEYTVGLLLAIVRKINRAWMRVRLDNFSLNGLVGQDLHGKTVGIVGTGRIGALVARTMKLGFDCNVVAMDVKKNPDVEAIDIPYVELEELIRTSDIVCLHCPMNSKTRHLVNMETIKLFKKGATLINTSRGGLTDAKTLIYAIEEGILGALALDVYEDEKDLFFRDFSSYVVKDANFQRLTAFPNVLCTGHQAFFTTEALDSIAKTTLISIKKFEEEEDLPTKLEYKG; from the coding sequence ATGAGAATTGCAGTATACAGTGCGCAAGATTTTGATAGAGAGACGTTCTGTAGGGCCAACAAAGACAAGGAGCACGAGTTTCTATTCCACAATGAATTGCTGGAGGAGAGCACAACTTCGCTAGCCGAGAGTTGCGAGGGTGTGTGCATTTTTGTGAATGATGATGCAAACGCCAGAATTATTGGAATGTTGGCTCTGAAAGGTGTTAAGCTTATCGCTCTGCGTTGTACAGGTTACAACAATGTGGATCTGGAGGCTGCAGGTAAATATGGTATCACTGTGGTTCACGTTCCTGAGTATTCGCCTTATGCAATTGCGGAGTATACCGTGGGACTGTTGCTTGCAATCGTAAGGAAGATCAATCGGGCCTGGATGAGAGTTAGACTAGATAATTTCAGTTTGAACGGGTTAGTCGGGCAGGATCTGCACGGGAAAACAGTAGGTATAGTCGGTACGGGGCGTATTGGCGCTCTCGTTGCCAGGACTATGAAACTGGGTTTCGACTGTAATGTTGTAGCCATGGATGTCAAAAAGAATCCGGATGTAGAGGCAATCGACATTCCGTACGTTGAGCTGGAAGAGCTCATCAGAACGTCGGATATTGTGTGTCTTCACTGTCCAATGAATAGCAAAACGCGTCATCTCGTCAACATGGAAACGATCAAGTTGTTCAAAAAAGGGGCCACTCTCATCAACACTAGTCGTGGTGGTCTAACTGATGCAAAAACATTGATATACGCAATTGAAGAGGGTATCCTGGGAGCTTTGGCATTAGATGTGTAcgaagatgaaaaggattTGTTCTTCAGGGATTTTTCCAGTTATGTTGTCAAGGATGctaattttcaaagattgacCGCGTTCCCTAATGTCCTTTGTACGGGTCACCAAGCTTTTTTCACTACAGAGGCTCTGGATTCCATTGCAAAGACAACGTTAATTAGTATtaagaaatttgaagaagaagaagacttGCCAACGAAACTCGAATACAAAGGATAA